Proteins from a genomic interval of Actinoalloteichus hymeniacidonis:
- a CDS encoding DUF3054 domain-containing protein produces the protein MSRSTRALPAASVDVLAVLVFAFVGRRNHAEATDLGDVVTTAAPFLGGLALGWLATKAWREPTRLAVGVGVWAGVVLGGLAIRAITVGIPPVSFALVTTAVLGVFLIGWRAAAVMFDRGCD, from the coding sequence GTGTCCCGGTCCACTCGGGCGCTGCCTGCCGCGTCGGTCGACGTGCTGGCGGTGCTGGTGTTCGCGTTCGTCGGTCGACGCAACCACGCGGAGGCCACCGATCTCGGCGATGTCGTCACCACGGCGGCGCCCTTCCTCGGCGGCCTCGCCCTGGGCTGGCTGGCGACCAAGGCGTGGCGTGAACCCACCAGGCTCGCCGTCGGAGTCGGCGTCTGGGCAGGCGTGGTGTTAGGGGGATTGGCCATCCGTGCCATCACGGTGGGCATTCCTCCGGTGTCGTTCGCACTGGTCACCACGGCGGTCCTGGGTGTCTTCCTGATCGGTTGGCGCGCTGCTGCGGTGATGTTCGACCGAGGGTGCGACTGA
- a CDS encoding GNAT family N-acetyltransferase, translating to MLRLAVARLLDERDGASVRSAITLDPVAACMVAARVEATGIDPWRLGGELWGVGPRLSGLCFSGANLIPLRGGRSALRAFADRALRRRRFCSSLVGPAEQVLGLWQALEPDWGPARDVRPDQPLLAISSSPRVRPDPLVRRVRLEDLERYLPAAIAMFIEEVGVDPRLEDGGAAYRARVVELVSSGRAFARFDGDEVVFKAEIGALSSRVGQIQGVWVHPDHRGRGLGVHGTSAVVDHLVNRLGRTASLYVNDYNQVARRVYQRIGFQTVGRFGTVLV from the coding sequence GTGTTGAGGCTTGCCGTGGCACGGCTGCTCGACGAACGCGACGGGGCCTCGGTTCGGTCGGCGATCACCCTCGACCCGGTCGCCGCCTGCATGGTGGCGGCCAGGGTGGAGGCGACCGGCATCGATCCGTGGCGCCTCGGTGGCGAACTCTGGGGTGTCGGCCCCCGACTCAGCGGTCTCTGCTTCTCCGGGGCGAATCTGATCCCGTTGCGCGGCGGGCGCAGCGCCCTCCGAGCCTTCGCCGACCGGGCACTGCGCCGAAGACGGTTCTGCTCCTCGTTGGTCGGACCCGCCGAGCAGGTCTTGGGCTTGTGGCAGGCCCTCGAACCCGACTGGGGGCCTGCGCGGGATGTCCGACCGGACCAACCGTTGCTGGCGATCTCATCGAGCCCTCGAGTGCGACCGGATCCGTTGGTCCGGCGGGTGCGCCTGGAGGATCTGGAGCGCTATCTCCCGGCCGCGATCGCGATGTTCATCGAGGAGGTCGGCGTCGATCCTCGGCTCGAGGACGGCGGCGCCGCCTACCGGGCGCGGGTAGTGGAATTGGTCAGCTCAGGCCGGGCCTTCGCCCGCTTCGATGGCGACGAGGTCGTCTTCAAGGCCGAGATCGGGGCGTTGTCCTCGCGGGTGGGACAGATCCAGGGCGTGTGGGTGCATCCGGACCATCGAGGCCGAGGTCTCGGCGTGCACGGGACCTCGGCCGTCGTCGACCACCTGGTGAATCGGCTCGGTCGTACGGCCAGCCTGTACGTCAACGACTACAACCAGGTGGCCCGTCGCGTCTACCAACGGATCGGCTTTCAGACGGTGGGTCGTTTCGGCACGGTGTTGGTCTGA
- the ispG gene encoding flavodoxin-dependent (E)-4-hydroxy-3-methylbut-2-enyl-diphosphate synthase: MSVDLGMPAAPPPVLAPRRKTRALQVGAVQVGGDAPISVQSMTTTVTADVNATLQQIAELTASGCDIVRVACPTQDDADALATIAAKSQIPVIADIHFQPKYVFAAIEAGCAAVRVNPGNIKKFDDKVKEIAHAARDHKTPIRIGVNAGSLDPRLLAKHGKATPEALVESALWEASLFAEHDFHDIKISVKHNDPVVMVRAYELLSEACDYPLHLGVTEAGPAFQGTIKSAVAFGALLRQGIGDTIRVSLSAPPVEEIKVGTQILQSLNLRPRKLEIVSCPSCGRAQVDVYTLAEEVTAGLEGMEVPLRVAVMGCVVNGPGEAREADLGVASGNGKGQIFVKGKVIKTVPEHQIVETLIEEAMRIAETMEDVEGSSPSVSVS; the protein is encoded by the coding sequence ATGAGCGTCGATCTTGGGATGCCCGCGGCTCCGCCGCCGGTGTTGGCGCCCCGACGTAAGACCCGAGCCCTGCAGGTGGGGGCCGTGCAGGTGGGCGGTGACGCCCCGATCTCGGTGCAGTCGATGACGACGACGGTGACTGCTGATGTGAATGCGACGTTGCAGCAGATTGCGGAGTTGACGGCGTCGGGGTGTGACATCGTGCGGGTGGCGTGTCCGACGCAGGATGATGCGGATGCGTTGGCCACGATTGCGGCGAAGTCGCAGATTCCGGTGATCGCCGATATTCATTTCCAGCCGAAGTATGTGTTCGCCGCGATCGAGGCGGGGTGTGCGGCGGTGCGGGTGAATCCGGGCAATATCAAGAAGTTCGATGACAAGGTCAAAGAGATCGCCCACGCCGCCCGCGACCATAAGACTCCGATCCGGATCGGGGTGAATGCCGGATCGTTGGATCCGCGTCTGTTGGCCAAGCACGGCAAGGCCACTCCGGAGGCCCTGGTCGAGTCGGCACTCTGGGAAGCCAGCCTGTTCGCGGAGCACGATTTCCACGACATCAAGATCTCGGTGAAGCACAACGATCCGGTGGTGATGGTCCGCGCTTACGAGTTGCTGTCGGAGGCCTGTGACTATCCGTTGCATCTGGGGGTCACCGAGGCGGGTCCGGCGTTCCAGGGCACCATCAAATCGGCGGTGGCGTTCGGGGCGTTGTTGCGGCAGGGCATCGGGGACACCATCCGGGTGTCGCTGTCGGCGCCGCCGGTGGAGGAGATCAAGGTCGGCACCCAGATCCTGCAATCGCTGAACCTGCGACCGAGGAAACTCGAGATCGTGTCGTGTCCGTCCTGCGGCCGCGCCCAGGTGGATGTGTACACCTTGGCCGAGGAGGTCACCGCGGGGTTGGAGGGCATGGAGGTCCCGCTGCGTGTCGCGGTGATGGGCTGCGTGGTCAACGGACCCGGCGAGGCCCGCGAAGCCGATCTCGGGGTGGCCTCGGGTAACGGCAAGGGCCAGATCTTCGTCAAGGGCAAGGTCATCAAGACCGTCCCCGAACACCAGATCGTGGAAACCCTCATCGAGGAAGCCATGCGCATCGCCGAGACGATGGAGGACGTCGAGGGCAGCTCGCCCAGCGTCAGCGTCAGCTGA
- a CDS encoding M50 family metallopeptidase, producing MAFVIGVILFALGIGISIALHELGHLAAAKAFKMKVTEYFVGFGPKIFSFRRGETEYGLKAIPAGGYCRIIGMTALEEVEPHETARAMYNKPVWQRVIVLSAGSLVHFILGFLILLIMAFSLGLPNIDGRASVGVISDCVSDQNPETGQLVPCAPGDPSPARDAGIQPGDEIIAVGGAATPLYTDVLEQTRDAEGPTEFTIVRDGTEQTVTVDVATVDRLPLDGGEGLESVGAIGLGQAATFHYDGLAAVPATLDFTGTMFVETFQRLLELPERIPALFTAIFGGERDVNTPVSVVGASIIGGDAVEQGLWELFLLLLATLNFFVGVFNLLPLLPLDGGHIAVNVYERVRDTVRGWRGKPRGGPVDYTKLLPLTYAAVFVGGAFVLLTLTADIVNPLRLTP from the coding sequence GTGGCCTTTGTGATCGGGGTCATCCTGTTCGCGCTGGGGATCGGTATCTCCATCGCGCTGCACGAACTCGGCCACCTCGCCGCAGCGAAGGCCTTCAAGATGAAGGTCACCGAGTATTTCGTCGGCTTCGGACCGAAGATCTTCTCGTTCCGACGCGGTGAGACGGAGTACGGGCTCAAGGCCATTCCGGCAGGCGGCTATTGCCGGATCATCGGCATGACCGCGCTGGAGGAGGTCGAACCACACGAGACCGCCAGGGCGATGTACAACAAGCCCGTGTGGCAGCGCGTCATCGTGCTGTCCGCAGGTTCCCTGGTGCACTTCATCCTGGGTTTCCTGATTCTGCTGATCATGGCCTTCAGCCTGGGCCTGCCCAACATCGACGGCCGGGCCTCGGTCGGCGTGATCAGCGACTGCGTCAGTGACCAGAACCCGGAGACCGGACAGCTCGTTCCCTGCGCCCCGGGCGATCCCTCGCCCGCGCGGGATGCGGGCATCCAGCCCGGTGACGAGATCATCGCGGTCGGCGGGGCGGCGACCCCCCTCTACACCGACGTGCTCGAGCAGACCAGGGATGCCGAGGGGCCGACCGAGTTCACCATCGTCCGGGATGGCACCGAGCAGACGGTGACGGTCGACGTCGCCACGGTCGACCGGCTTCCGCTCGACGGCGGCGAGGGCCTGGAGTCGGTGGGCGCGATCGGCCTCGGCCAGGCGGCGACCTTCCACTACGACGGCTTGGCCGCGGTGCCCGCGACCCTCGACTTCACCGGCACCATGTTCGTCGAGACCTTCCAGCGACTGCTGGAACTGCCGGAGCGGATTCCCGCCCTGTTCACCGCGATCTTCGGCGGCGAACGCGACGTCAACACCCCGGTGAGCGTCGTCGGCGCCAGCATCATCGGCGGCGACGCCGTCGAACAGGGGTTGTGGGAGCTGTTCCTGCTGCTACTGGCGACGCTGAACTTCTTCGTCGGTGTGTTCAACCTGTTGCCGTTGCTGCCGCTGGACGGCGGACACATCGCGGTCAACGTCTACGAGCGGGTGCGGGACACCGTGCGTGGTTGGCGCGGCAAGCCCCGGGGCGGCCCGGTGGACTACACGAAGCTGCTTCCGCTGACCTACGCGGCGGTGTTCGTCGGCGGCGCCTTCGTGCTGTTGACCCTGACAGCGGACATCGTCAACCCCTTGCGGCTGACCCCGTAG
- the dxr gene encoding 1-deoxy-D-xylulose-5-phosphate reductoisomerase — translation MRAFVTSDGPATRRDVLLLGSTGSVGVQALEVARLDPNRFRVVGLAAGGGDPAALAAQALEFGVEAIAVARATAAEDIQLAFYAEAQRRGYSRGEFRMPRILAGPRAVVELIESTPADIVLNAIVGSRGLEPTLAALGTGATLALANKESLIAGGALVLNAAAPGQLVPVDSEHSALAQALRGGRADEVDRLVVTASGGPFRGRSRAELADVTVEQAMVHPTWSMGPVITVNSATLVNKGLEVIEAQLLFDVPYDRINVVVHPQSIVHSMVTFIDGSTLAQASPPSMRLPIAVALGWPDRIAGASTPLRFDEASAWIFEPLDDEAFPAVRLAKEAGAAGGCLPAVYNAANEEAVAAFLQGRTDFTAIVDTVSEVLGAADGWRTDPAGIDDVSAAENWARARAGELLGVAAGDAVAERE, via the coding sequence ATGCGCGCTTTCGTGACTTCAGACGGTCCCGCTACTCGACGCGACGTACTGCTATTGGGCTCGACCGGTTCGGTCGGTGTTCAAGCGCTCGAAGTGGCCCGGCTCGACCCGAACAGATTCCGGGTCGTTGGACTGGCGGCGGGCGGGGGTGACCCGGCAGCGCTGGCCGCCCAGGCGTTGGAGTTCGGGGTGGAGGCGATCGCCGTCGCCCGTGCGACGGCGGCCGAGGACATCCAGTTGGCCTTCTACGCCGAGGCGCAGCGCCGGGGATACTCGCGAGGCGAATTCCGGATGCCCCGCATCCTCGCCGGTCCTCGGGCCGTCGTCGAACTGATCGAGTCCACCCCGGCCGACATCGTGCTCAACGCCATCGTCGGTTCCAGGGGACTGGAGCCCACCCTCGCGGCCCTGGGCACCGGGGCGACGCTCGCCCTGGCCAACAAGGAGTCGTTGATCGCGGGCGGTGCGCTGGTGCTGAACGCGGCGGCGCCCGGTCAGCTCGTGCCGGTGGACTCCGAGCATTCGGCGCTCGCGCAGGCGCTGCGTGGTGGTCGGGCCGACGAGGTCGACCGGCTGGTCGTCACGGCCTCCGGCGGACCGTTCCGGGGGCGTAGTCGAGCCGAACTGGCCGATGTCACGGTCGAGCAGGCCATGGTGCACCCGACCTGGTCGATGGGCCCGGTCATCACCGTGAACTCGGCCACTCTGGTGAACAAGGGCCTGGAGGTCATCGAGGCGCAGCTGCTCTTCGACGTTCCCTATGACCGCATCAACGTGGTGGTGCACCCGCAGTCGATCGTGCATTCCATGGTGACCTTCATCGACGGATCCACGTTGGCCCAGGCCAGCCCGCCGAGCATGCGACTGCCCATCGCCGTGGCGCTGGGCTGGCCGGACCGGATAGCGGGCGCATCGACGCCGCTCCGGTTCGACGAGGCGAGCGCGTGGATCTTCGAACCGCTGGACGACGAGGCCTTCCCGGCCGTGCGGTTGGCCAAGGAGGCGGGCGCGGCGGGCGGTTGCCTGCCTGCGGTCTACAACGCGGCCAACGAGGAGGCCGTCGCGGCATTCCTGCAAGGTCGCACCGATTTCACCGCGATCGTGGACACTGTCTCCGAGGTGCTGGGTGCGGCGGACGGTTGGCGGACCGATCCGGCCGGCATCGATGACGTATCGGCGGCCGAGAACTGGGCCAGAGCCCGCGCCGGGGAACTTCTGGGTGTCGCCGCAGGCGACGCCGTGGCTGAAAGGGAATGA
- a CDS encoding GlsB/YeaQ/YmgE family stress response membrane protein — MGILGWIVLGLLAGAIAKAIMPGKDPGGIFMTLLLGVVGALLGGWIGSALFGTELRDFFSIQTWLIAIIGSIVLLAIYRMVVGRRGHGQPRAHA, encoded by the coding sequence ATGGGCATCCTCGGTTGGATCGTGCTGGGGCTTCTGGCAGGCGCCATCGCGAAGGCGATCATGCCAGGCAAGGACCCCGGCGGCATCTTCATGACTCTTCTGTTGGGAGTCGTAGGCGCCTTGCTCGGCGGCTGGATAGGTAGCGCGCTCTTCGGTACCGAGCTACGCGACTTCTTCAGCATCCAGACATGGCTCATCGCGATCATCGGTTCGATCGTGTTGCTGGCGATTTACCGCATGGTCGTCGGGCGGCGGGGCCATGGTCAGCCTCGCGCCCACGCTTAA
- a CDS encoding ABC transporter permease gives MSAPSARPAHRRTGRWPWRLGLAAAAVYVFLYAPILWLALVSFNDSRTVSTFTGFSLRWYGELVRDERVLSALLLSLRLAAVSAVLATVIGTLAAFGLRRAFRGRGLWTTLLALPLVVPEVVLGVSLLAFCVVLLGVPFGFGALLLAHVTFSLSYVVVVVRARLAGLDPRVEEAAADLGAGPFTRWRTVTLPLIAPAIGAGGAFAFVLSFDDVVTSGYLTGVGSTTLPVFVYGQARRGVSPEIVALSTAMVTASAVVLLIGVGVTVWRARRAGAASVLGSPS, from the coding sequence GTGAGTGCTCCATCGGCGCGACCGGCGCACCGTCGTACCGGCCGGTGGCCGTGGCGGCTCGGTTTGGCGGCGGCCGCCGTCTATGTCTTCCTGTACGCCCCGATCCTGTGGTTGGCGCTGGTCTCCTTCAACGACTCCCGCACGGTGAGTACCTTCACCGGCTTCTCGCTGCGCTGGTACGGCGAGTTGGTGCGGGATGAGCGGGTGCTCTCCGCGCTGCTGCTGTCGTTGCGGTTGGCGGCGGTGAGCGCGGTGCTGGCCACGGTGATCGGCACGCTGGCTGCCTTCGGTCTGCGCAGGGCCTTTCGTGGCAGAGGCCTGTGGACGACGCTGTTGGCACTGCCGCTGGTGGTGCCCGAGGTCGTGCTGGGTGTCAGCCTGCTGGCGTTCTGCGTTGTGCTGCTGGGTGTTCCGTTTGGATTCGGGGCGCTGTTGCTGGCTCATGTCACGTTCTCGTTGAGCTATGTCGTGGTCGTGGTGCGGGCCAGGCTGGCCGGTCTGGACCCCAGGGTCGAGGAGGCGGCCGCCGACCTGGGGGCGGGGCCCTTCACTCGGTGGCGCACCGTCACGTTGCCGCTGATCGCTCCCGCGATCGGTGCTGGTGGTGCCTTCGCGTTCGTGCTCTCCTTCGACGACGTCGTGACCTCGGGCTATCTCACCGGGGTCGGCTCGACGACGTTGCCGGTGTTCGTCTACGGCCAGGCCCGTCGCGGGGTGTCGCCGGAGATCGTCGCGTTGTCCACCGCGATGGTGACGGCCTCGGCCGTGGTGCTGCTGATCGGAGTCGGCGTCACGGTGTGGCGGGCCCGCAGGGCGGGAGCCGCGTCGGTGCTCGGCTCGCCGAGCTGA
- a CDS encoding ABC transporter permease, producing MNRALSRGRALAAVGQLGPATVWLGMFLVAPLALVVQFSFATRDTGAARAVLPWTTLPYRTALDPAFLPIFWRTLGYAVVTTLTCLVLAFPLAWFIARHGGRFRTVLLALVLLPFWASYLVRVYAWKALLDDGGPVDRLLGAVGLGRDGGYLFTDTAVVLGLVYGFLPFMVLPLYVACVRFDHQLVEASYDLGHGRLSTFVRVVLPGVLPGILAGSLLVLVPAAGDFVTPSLLGGVDQSTFGSVIDDQFGAGNNWPLGSAMAVLLLVLVVFVLLARGRRGEDVL from the coding sequence GTGAATCGAGCCCTTTCACGCGGCAGAGCTCTGGCCGCCGTCGGGCAGCTCGGCCCTGCGACGGTGTGGCTGGGCATGTTCTTGGTGGCCCCGCTGGCGCTGGTGGTCCAGTTCAGTTTCGCGACCAGGGATACCGGCGCGGCACGCGCGGTGCTGCCCTGGACGACCCTGCCGTATCGGACCGCGCTCGATCCGGCATTCCTGCCGATCTTCTGGCGAACCCTCGGCTACGCGGTCGTCACCACGCTGACCTGCCTGGTGTTGGCCTTCCCGTTGGCCTGGTTCATCGCCAGACACGGTGGACGGTTTCGGACCGTGCTGTTGGCCCTGGTGCTGCTTCCGTTCTGGGCCAGCTATCTGGTCCGGGTCTATGCGTGGAAGGCGCTGTTGGACGACGGCGGTCCCGTCGATCGATTGCTGGGCGCGGTGGGGCTCGGCCGCGACGGCGGTTATCTGTTCACCGACACCGCCGTGGTCCTCGGGTTGGTCTACGGGTTCCTGCCGTTCATGGTGCTGCCGCTGTACGTGGCCTGCGTCCGCTTCGATCACCAGCTGGTGGAGGCGTCCTACGACCTGGGTCACGGCAGACTGAGCACCTTCGTCCGCGTGGTGCTTCCCGGTGTGCTGCCCGGCATCCTCGCCGGGTCGCTGTTGGTGCTGGTGCCTGCGGCAGGCGACTTCGTGACGCCCAGCCTGCTCGGCGGCGTCGATCAGAGCACGTTCGGCAGCGTCATCGACGATCAGTTCGGTGCGGGCAACAACTGGCCGCTCGGCTCGGCGATGGCGGTGTTGCTGCTGGTGTTGGTGGTGTTCGTGTTGTTGGCACGCGGCAGGCGGGGGGAGGACGTGCTGTGA
- a CDS encoding ABC transporter substrate-binding protein → MASDRDTRPAVRIARLWEGANPRVTRRSMLRSMAFFAVAAQGLAACGVGEAPSGGDTGPAGATPASNDVDEPVLNFYNWTDYIDEETLPGFEAETGIRVTYDNFSSNDELEAKIASGAAGYDLVIPTDNFLRRFLRSDLLRPLDHDMLPNLGNLQQRFREADYDRDNRFSVPWAWGTTGLAYSPEQLGEDVTSLAGFDLPSARGRSILLDEARDGLALGLLALGHDPNTVEQSELDEAVAYLLELKGRLGQITSDVIEPLASGQAPLAQAYSGDVFQAQEINSDLVYVIPEEGGLSWVDVLCIPNDAPHAANAHRFIDYILRPEVGARLAEEIQYASPNEAALELIDPALREDPLIYPPADELARLPFTADLGAETEGRYADAWTRVKTG, encoded by the coding sequence ATGGCATCCGATCGGGACACCCGGCCTGCGGTTCGCATCGCACGACTGTGGGAAGGGGCGAACCCGAGGGTGACGCGGCGTTCGATGCTGCGTTCGATGGCCTTCTTCGCCGTCGCGGCGCAGGGCCTGGCCGCCTGCGGCGTCGGCGAGGCCCCGTCGGGCGGGGACACCGGACCGGCCGGGGCCACGCCCGCGAGCAACGACGTCGACGAGCCGGTGCTCAACTTCTACAACTGGACCGACTACATCGACGAGGAGACGCTGCCTGGTTTCGAGGCGGAGACCGGTATCCGGGTCACCTACGACAACTTCAGCTCCAACGACGAGTTGGAGGCCAAGATCGCCTCCGGTGCGGCGGGCTATGACCTGGTGATCCCCACCGACAACTTCCTGCGGCGATTCCTGCGCTCCGATCTGCTGCGTCCGCTCGACCACGACATGCTGCCCAACCTGGGCAACCTGCAGCAGCGGTTCCGGGAGGCCGACTACGACCGGGACAACCGCTTCTCGGTGCCCTGGGCCTGGGGCACCACCGGCTTGGCCTATTCCCCCGAGCAGCTGGGCGAGGACGTGACCAGCCTCGCCGGTTTCGATCTGCCCTCCGCTCGGGGGCGCAGCATCCTGTTGGACGAGGCGCGCGATGGGCTGGCCCTCGGTCTGTTGGCGCTGGGCCACGATCCGAACACCGTCGAGCAATCCGAGTTGGACGAGGCCGTGGCGTACCTGCTCGAGTTGAAGGGCCGACTCGGTCAGATCACCTCCGACGTCATCGAACCGCTGGCCTCCGGGCAGGCTCCGCTGGCCCAGGCGTATTCGGGCGACGTGTTCCAGGCTCAGGAGATCAACTCCGACCTGGTGTACGTCATCCCGGAGGAGGGCGGCCTGTCCTGGGTCGATGTGCTGTGCATTCCGAACGACGCACCGCACGCCGCGAACGCGCATCGGTTCATCGATTACATCCTGCGTCCGGAGGTCGGCGCCCGGCTGGCCGAGGAGATCCAGTACGCGAGCCCCAACGAGGCCGCGCTGGAGCTGATCGACCCGGCGTTGCGCGAGGACCCGTTGATCTATCCGCCCGCCGACGAGTTGGCGCGGCTGCCCTTCACCGCAGACCTGGGCGCGGAGACGGAGGGTCGTTACGCGGACGCCTGGACAAGGGTGAAGACCGGGTGA
- a CDS encoding ABC transporter ATP-binding protein encodes MTDESIDDSAEFHPREQRTPDTFAPVAVALSGVTKSYGDQVVLDDFSLRVHEGEFFSILGPSGSGKTTLLRTIAGFVDPDRGSIELDGVDMVGVPPYRRDVNTVFQSYALFPHLDVWNNVAYGLRRKGLRGDALRRRVGEHLELVQLSGYARRRPNQLSGGQQQRVAVARALAARPRLLLLDEPLGALDAQLRGQMQVELMRIQREVGTTFLYITHDQEEALVLSHRLAVLGGGRLRQVGYPEDVYERPASRFVAEFLRSSATGAANILDTEVIGHDAAADVVELRVGAGGRLRAALPASTAARVGGSVALTVRPEKVHVYDVDGAVSPPAGWCVLPGTIVDIVYTGVSTQYLVQSPVAGSVTLVAFVQNTRRISDAGGPGQPVVLAWDPEHSVLLAEDDRDRSDAVVR; translated from the coding sequence GTGACCGACGAGTCCATCGACGACTCTGCGGAGTTCCATCCGCGTGAGCAGCGCACACCGGACACCTTCGCTCCGGTGGCGGTCGCGTTGTCCGGTGTCACCAAGAGCTACGGTGACCAGGTCGTGCTCGACGACTTCTCGCTGCGGGTCCACGAGGGTGAGTTCTTCTCGATCCTCGGGCCCTCCGGCAGCGGGAAGACGACGTTGCTGCGCACGATCGCGGGCTTCGTCGACCCCGACCGCGGCAGTATCGAACTCGACGGTGTCGACATGGTCGGGGTGCCGCCCTACCGGCGCGATGTGAACACCGTCTTCCAGTCGTACGCGCTGTTCCCGCACCTGGACGTGTGGAACAACGTCGCCTACGGACTCCGACGCAAGGGGCTGCGTGGCGATGCGCTGCGACGTCGGGTGGGGGAGCATCTGGAGCTCGTGCAGCTGTCGGGTTACGCCCGTCGCAGACCGAATCAGCTCTCCGGCGGTCAGCAGCAGCGGGTGGCGGTGGCCAGAGCGCTGGCGGCTCGGCCGAGGCTTCTGCTGCTCGACGAGCCGCTGGGCGCGCTCGATGCCCAGCTGCGCGGGCAGATGCAGGTCGAGTTGATGCGCATTCAACGCGAGGTGGGCACCACCTTCCTCTACATCACCCACGATCAGGAGGAGGCGCTGGTCCTCTCCCATCGGTTGGCGGTGCTGGGGGGCGGACGGCTCCGGCAGGTCGGCTACCCGGAGGACGTGTACGAACGGCCGGCGTCCCGTTTCGTCGCGGAGTTCCTGCGGTCCTCGGCGACGGGCGCGGCCAACATCCTCGACACCGAGGTGATCGGTCATGATGCGGCCGCGGACGTCGTGGAACTGCGGGTGGGGGCGGGCGGCAGGCTGCGCGCCGCACTGCCTGCCTCGACCGCAGCCCGCGTGGGCGGCTCGGTGGCGTTGACGGTGCGGCCGGAGAAAGTTCATGTGTACGACGTCGACGGCGCGGTGTCGCCTCCCGCAGGCTGGTGCGTGCTGCCGGGGACCATCGTGGACATCGTCTACACCGGGGTGTCCACCCAGTACCTGGTGCAGTCGCCGGTCGCCGGATCGGTCACCCTGGTGGCTTTCGTGCAGAACACGCGCCGCATCAGCGATGCGGGCGGGCCGGGTCAACCAGTCGTGCTGGCCTGGGATCCCGAGCACAGCGTGCTTCTCGCCGAGGACGACCGAGATCGCTCGGATGCCGTGGTGCGCTAG
- a CDS encoding DUF2631 domain-containing protein — MEKSPATTVDPHEEPSAEWGWHGGFPVGTRVAGWVGAFAVFAMLIGNHEGHTEDLWLLVIGSAMVVGLIWDQVRRRTSWRR, encoded by the coding sequence GTGGAGAAAAGCCCCGCGACAACCGTGGACCCTCATGAGGAGCCGTCGGCCGAATGGGGCTGGCACGGCGGGTTCCCCGTCGGCACCCGTGTCGCCGGATGGGTCGGGGCCTTCGCGGTCTTCGCCATGCTGATCGGCAACCATGAGGGTCACACCGAGGATCTGTGGCTCCTCGTCATCGGCTCCGCCATGGTGGTCGGGCTGATCTGGGATCAGGTCCGCCGACGCACCTCATGGCGCCGCTGA
- a CDS encoding beta-class carbonic anhydrase has product MSVTDELLRNNKKYSETFGVKLPLPPAKKLTVVACMDSRLDVFEMLGLQLGDAHIIRNAGGVITDDMIRSLVISQRKLGTREIILVHHTDCGLLTFSDDELKAEILAETGIKPEWAAEAFDDLDGDVRQSLRRIQTSPFIEHKNVRGFVFDVETGELREVI; this is encoded by the coding sequence ATGAGCGTCACCGACGAACTACTCAGGAACAACAAGAAGTACAGCGAGACCTTCGGTGTCAAACTCCCGCTGCCACCGGCCAAGAAACTCACCGTGGTGGCCTGCATGGACTCGCGGCTCGACGTGTTCGAGATGCTGGGTCTCCAGCTGGGTGACGCTCACATCATCCGCAACGCGGGCGGAGTGATCACCGACGACATGATTCGCTCGCTGGTCATCAGCCAGCGCAAGTTGGGCACCCGCGAGATCATCCTCGTGCACCACACCGACTGCGGACTACTCACGTTCAGCGACGACGAGTTGAAGGCCGAGATACTCGCCGAGACCGGGATCAAGCCCGAGTGGGCGGCGGAGGCCTTCGACGACCTCGACGGGGACGTCCGGCAGAGCCTCAGACGCATCCAGACCAGCCCGTTCATCGAGCACAAGAACGTCCGAGGGTTCGTGTTCGACGTGGAGACCGGCGAACTACGCGAGGTCATCTGA